The window AGATGTTGGGTCTAAGAGAAAATGTTTGAAAAAGGAAGGACTGAAGCTGCAGAGGCTTTGTTCTGATGATGCGGCGCGACTGATGGGTCAGGAAGCATCAATATCAACACAGGCTGTCCTCTATCGCCACGCAGACACGGACGCATCACTAGACGTTCATGTATACCGACTGTGCTTACACCGATGAAAGAATATGGATACACATACGCCAGTACGTATGCATATAAAATACACACGCACGCTTCCGCATGGCCGTGCGTAGGCGCTTGTGTAAGTCCGGAACCTAAGCACCGAAGTTTGTCTCTGGTCGTCCACACGAGGCTTTTCTACAAACACCCGAGAGATGCAAAAATGGGATTCCCTCTGGCCCTATGCTAGACAGGAaacctctcccttttcttttctgagCCAGACTTGGACACGAAGAGCATCGTGCGCAGCCCCTGGGCTTGGCGTTTTCGCCGTCCTTCATCGTCCCCTGATgacctttcctctctttctatCCTTATTTTCGTCCCATTCTTCTTCGCTTGGCCTCACGTAGATATGCAAACACATATTAAAAGTTGGATGGTAGTTGCTGTCACACGACAGCTCACTTATCCTTGTTCTCAGAACTGCTCCAGTCCGGCAGCACATACGCAATATCATCCACGTCGTGCCTGTAGAGGCCTTGCTTGAGTCGCTTTTGATCGAGGAAGTGACCGATGAATCCAATTGACCTTCCCAGGACAAAGAGGCCATTGATGCAGCCGTTGTGGATATAATCTCTTGCCTCGTTCTCGGTGAAGTGCCCACAGTGGAAGAGCATGTCGCACATGCTGACGCCGATCAGGCCGTCGACGTTGAGAATCAAcgtgtccttcttcttcgtaGTCACTTGCTCCACTTGTTCTGCGTAGTCAATAAGAGGCGTTTGCGGAAAGTTTGACTTGCAGAAAGTCTTCAGAAGCTGCACGCGCATATCTGGGTTATGCACGGACTTGATTCTATGACCGATCCCCATGACCAGTTTGTTCTGCTTCTTCATTTCTGCGACGAACTCAGCCGGTGCCATGCGACTGGTGAACGCCCCGAGGAACTGCTGCGCTGCCTGGTCGCACGCGCCCCCGAAGCGGTCCCCGATGGTGCACAGTCCAGAAATCAGACTGCTGATTAAGTCTTTCCCGGCGCGAGCTGTGACAATGACGTTGTGAGCGCCACAGACAGCAGGGCCGTGGTCTGCAGTCAGCATCAAAACGCGCTCGAGATAACGGTAGCAGTACTCCGGGAGCGGCCGTTTGAACCAGAGCAAGGAAATCACGCCGCCCACCCCGAGTTGGTCTCCAAGGACTTTGGAAATGGGCCAGCCTGCGTAGAGCAGTTCTTCACCGCGGTCGTCCGAGATCGTGGAGATGAAACCCTTGGGTTTGCGCACCAGTCCGAGCTTCTTCGCCCACGCATAGTCCATGGGAATGCGAGGGACAGGCACCTCTTTCCGCGGCACGACCACGCCCTGCTTGAccagctgtacgtacacgtgGCGAATCGCCTTCCCGAGCTCGTCGAAGGACGACGGAACGAAGGCTCCAGCCGCCTTCAgcgccgcgtttttcgcAGCAGCATGCTCCCGATGGCTGCCGGCCCACGCGCCGGCGTGCCCGAAGGAAACTTCGGTGGAGAACAGCGACGCACACGTGCCGACGCACCACGCAATGAGCGGTTTCGTCAGGCGCCCGTCTTTGATGGCTTCGACGACTTCGTACTCCATGCCTCCGCCGACTTCGCCGAGCAGAACGAGGAACTTGATGTCTGGATTTCGTTCGAATCGGAGAAGGTGGTCGAGCATGGACGTCCCGGGGAACCGGTCTCCACCGATGGCGATCGCTTCGTACGTCCCGTCGCTCACGATGGACAGAATGTTGTTCATTTCGTTCAGCATGCCCCCCGACTTGGTCACACACCCGACGCTGCCCGGGCGGTACAGCCGCGCGTTCATGACGTTCTCCAGAGTTCCGCCCGTGTTGCCGATGCGGAACGCGCCGCTCGTGATGCCTCCAACGGTGGCTGGGCCGATGAGGCACACCCCGCGAGCGCGCGTCTCGGCAGCGAGCTGGCGAGCCTCGCGCTCGGGAACCCCCTCCGCAATGACCACAATCgtgcgcagctgcggcgccgtTTCGAGGGCTAGACGCGTGACGGAGGCCGCGGAGCGCATCGACGCAAAGTTGATCAAAACGCTGACTTCGGGGAAGTGGTGAACGGCCTCTTGGAGCGTCTGGTACACAGGCAGCAGCACCTCCTCCGTGCCGAAGTAGAACGAGCGCTGATGAGAGACTGAGAACTCGTACAGAATCGCGGCAACGgacggcttcttccgcccgCATGCGTGATCGAAATCGAGCATTTCCTGCACGGCCCGAGTCTGCAGTCCCCAGACAAAGCAGTTGGTCGTCTGGGTGAAGAGCTGCGACTCGTGCGAGTCAGTCAACAATGAAGCCAGCGCGTTTCCGGTgcccgcgtctccactgGCGGTGACGGTACTGTGGGAAGCCTCTCCTGCCGGAGGCGTGTCCGTGGCCTTCTGCTgcgcgagaaacgcctgGATGTACTTCTCAAAGTGCGGGTTCTTCTCGACTTCTTCCATGGTCATCTCGTGCCACGGGCTCAGCCGTCCGCCGTGGACAAAGGTACCGCGCGATTCGCGGGAAGACGGGGTCACGGGCACGATCCCTGCAGACGTGGAATCTGGCAGTGGGGACGTCGCCCGCCCTGCGCTCGCAAAGACGTCAGAAGACAAACTGAGATCCCACCCGTGGTGCTGCGCGAAGTCTCCAATCATATCGTTCATGGTTGCGGGTGTGGCCGCGAAGCCCGAGGCAGTGGCGGCAACcggctcttcgccttccttctcgctctcggatTTCGACGCGTCCAcgccctcttcgtcctgAAGAGCAAACGGAATGATTGACGTCATGTACGTCTCTGGGCCAAAAACCTTCACGTGGATGTTCAGCTCCTCGCCGACTTCGCGCATGCGCTTCAAACCCTCCTGGTAATTCGGGCCGCCTCGCCGGACGTAAATGCGCACTTTGAATTCCCGCAGTTGTTCGCGGAAGTCGCGGAGCGCGCGAATGATTCCTCGGAACGTGTCCGCCACATTGGTGAAGTTCGCGATGCCTCCTCCGATGAGCAGgacttttccttcttcgcggtAGGAGCCCGGAGCGGTCATCAAACCGAGAATCGTCTTGGTGTATTCGTAGGTGGTGATCTCCGAGGGCGCTCCCGAATACTCCCCGTAGTTGCACAGCTCGTCGCCGAAGCCCAAGTCGCAGACGGTGTCTGCGTACACCACTGAGGCACCCCCCCCTGCGATCAGCGTCCAGATCCGACCTTTCGGGTTCAAAACAGTCAACTTCAAACTCGCTCCCGTCTTCGAATCCAACTCGCtgagatacagagagaaacgcacaaaaGCTCCATGCAAAAGCTTTCTTCCTTCAAGAAATACATGGTGACAGACGCATACCCACaaatacacacacgcatCTTCATATACATAATATACAGAGATTTGCGTATATCTGTGCATTTATATACGTAATTCTCCAGATCAGTACACACGCGTACATACGAGTATTGTCCACACGCCTAAGCACTCCACGACCATTCAGGTGTATATGTCTCGGTGGCGACACCCACAATAAACGAGACGCGGGTCTGTCCCTCGTCGGCGTACGGCCTGGCGGATATGAAAGAACAGCCTCGCCTGGAGAGGACCCGCCAGCCGCCCCCTTTGGCTGTCACTTTTTTCCAGACACGAGATGGATTGAGCCAGCGTCGCCGTGAACGACAAAGGCTCACCACGCAAAAACGCTGAGACCTTTTGTAAAACTGATTGGCGGGTTTCGCCCTGCGCCTGCTCACCGAATGtatctttcttcctccgtgaAGCGTCTGCCGAAGGGGCTCGGAAAGCAGATGTGTCCCCATTTTTTGTCGCAGAGGAATTCCGCCGTGTGGTCGAGTTTCGCCGCGCAGTCAAGAATGGCAAAAGCGTGCGTCGCGGCGTCGAAGCAGAAGGGATTGATTTCCAGAAACGCAAAGTGCATCTCGCAGAACTGTCTGTACAGttcggcgaggaagacgggcagcgccttcttcgcctcgttccCCGCAACGTCCGTCACGAGAGGCGCCACGAGGCTGACGAGTTCTTCTTGCGTCAGTCGACACTCACTGCCGCGCTTGCTGATCTCCTCCAGAGTCTTTGGCTGCGTGGATCCGTTCACGTTGCCTTTCatcgcgtctcccgccgaaAGCGAAGTCGAGCACGGGGCCGCGGCAGCAGGGACCGCGGCTGGGACGCAGCCGTTCGTCATGGCCGAAATCGGCTCCGCATCGTTCTTCGCCTGGCTCTCAATGGGGATGAGGACGCGGCGCGCATGCTCGTCGACGTTCCCCACATCGACACCACCTCGGTGCGAAAAAAGGatctcgtctccctcgcgaaGCGTGCGAATCGCCACGTAGAACTCGTTCGCCGCCACGTCGTGGGGAAAGAACGGCTCAACGATGAAGTGATCGAGAGTGCCCGTCAGCCCCTGCATGGTGAACTGTGTCCCCATGAGCGCCTTCAGCTCTTTCTGGGCATCTGCCCAGGAGAGATCCAACTTGACGAGGCCGCTCTTCCCGCGCCGCTTGAGCAAGACGTCGGGCTTCACCGTCAGTCGCGACGTCAGCAGCCACGGGTGCGCACTGGGAAGGTCCTCGAGGTCTGTGGTGCTGTCAACAGCCACGCAGACGCCACGGAGGAGCGAGCACGACTCGTCAACGTGCGCGGCATCTGAGCTCGCAAAGCCGTTGTACGCAGGCACATGCGCTGTCTGTGGAGTCGCACCCGTCGCCGGCGTGGGATCCGACAGACGCGTCCACAGCAGACGCTTTGCGTCCGCCTCTCGGATACTCAGTGCCATCTCGCTCGAACTggaggaagcgcagaaaAGCCCGTGTCTCTACACCGGAGTGTCTATAGGGTAGCGTTGTTTCTCCCGAGGGAAATAGGTTCTACGGAGACACAAATGCTTGAGGAATGCAGAAGCGAATCTGTGAGCCGcgagtcttctctcgctggacTGAAAGACCCTCCTGTTTGAAGTTCAAGGATGTGCTTACAAACACTTGCGGATGATGTCAGGGAGATGGTGGCCGCTACGGCGTTCTTCGGGCGCCTGGAGGGGCACCGAACAAATGAAAAAtgacaaggagagaagaacgactGCAGGAAAAGCGGTGCACGGACAGTGGAAAGAACGTCACGAGCGAGAGGACCACGCGTCAGGGGCAGGCGGCCGGACGATCGATGAGCGGAAGTGGCGTGGAGGCAGAAAGATTGTCAGGTaacgggaaaaaagacaaaaacgcgtGACAGAACGCGACGGATGGGGCAGTGGCAGAACGTGAAGTCTGAAAAACCCACGGGTAGCACAGGAAAGCGTCTGTTTACAGAGACCGACGGTGCAAAAAAgactcacacacacacgccaaGGCCGTCAGAGTCTCCACGGGGATTTTTTGCAACCCTAAATGCTTCACAAGCAAAACGTCACGCCGGAACAGAGCTTATCAGATCAGATACTGGTGTGGAAATTCTTCCGTGTTTTCCCTGGAAAGCCAATTTCTGCCCGACTTCCGCAGTCAATGACAGTTGACCGACGGGAAGAAACAACGCCATTCCGCGACGCTATCTTTCGACAGTTCAAGCGACGCTGCTTCGTTTTTTGCCCCGCCAAGATTTACGACCAGTGGAAGCCACAACCAAAAACCCGAGAAGGATTTTTGGCCTGCCCAGATGACACGCAGGAAAATCTAAAAAACAGcccgaaggagagacgcggcagccGAGCGACCGGCTCGGCGGTATGTGCGTATTTGACACCGGTTCATACACGTATACGTACGTACACAACTGTGTGCACATGAATATCTGTAGTACACGCCCTGTACTATTTTATATATTCTACACGAACTTCCGCAAGTGCTGGTCCAGTACGAATGCTTCCGTTTCTgcggggaaagagacgacggagTGACTCCAGTTCcgagtttctttctcttcgggTAAAAAACTACagcggggaaacggaaagatGTCACAAGACGCAGATCTCTTGTTTCGCACCAAGGAAACAAAACAAAAAtcagagacggagagggttGCCAGTTTCAAACTGGCAGTGCGTCGAATACAGCTGAAAACAAGGGAGTGCTCCGGCCCCCGGCCAACATGCCTCGCCCGTTGCCGCGCGTTGTacgaaacgagagacgagaacaaAAAGAGtacggaaagaagacaggggggaaagggagaacaaggggggagacagcgaagaaagcgctggacgagaggcgcagacacagcgagacagacagaaagagacagaacgccgCTGCAGTAAGTAACGAGTGATagtctctctccggcgccgtctctgttcttcgcggAAGCCCGAGtctggcgcatgcagtggaaAACACAAGACGCATTCAGTGGATAGAGAATTCGTCATCAATCAAAAGCTCGAGATATATATGGGCCGTTTTCCACGGAAAAGCGTTTCGCTACAGAATATGCGAAAGCCAACGAGGGACGGTCGCGAGAGTGCGCGGCGATTCCGTCACCCGAACAGAgagcgccgtcttcctcggcagATGGGGCACACGTATAAGCCGGTAGAACGCTGACAGGGAAAGGCCCCCTTTCACAGAGGGCTGAGCTACTCGTCGTCTTCAGGGATGTCTTTGCCGAGCAAAGCGCGAAACACTGAAACAATTCTGTATCAGCGGACTTTGGCCCGGTTGAACCATCACCATATTTCCccggcgagaggggaggcaAATGCAGAAGTTAGAAAATGGTAGTCTCCGCGATCTGAGACCACACAATTCTGGCGTTCTCTGGTGTGGTTCCTTagacgaacgagaaaacggaaacttTTTGAGTCAGTCACTCTCTCGGAGTCCAGCTCGACCTCGGGTTCACGGATTTTGCTTGAAACGGTCCGTCCCCGCTGTTTTGCCTTCGAAGTCGCCCAAAAAGATGGTCTAGACCTCGAGGTGATCCTGTGCTCTATTTAGAGGTCGGTTTTTATTTCGCAGTAAGGAACCTCGCGCTGCTCTCTAGAATGGCTGTTTCCGTCGTTCAAAATCTTGTTGTACGGCATGCCATGCATCTTGCAACGTGTCCTCTCACCTCCCGAGGAACAACACCATTGCCTCAAGGCACTCTGTTTCTCCTAAGCTGCGGTGACCGCGCCAATGGCAGTACAGCCTCCCCTGGGGACAGTCTTGCGTGATGAAACTCGACGACTTGTTCAGCAATTTAGCCATGCAGCTGTTTTGCAGTTCACTGCTGAAAATTGACACCATGCGCGGTATGTATCGTGGGTTCAGGAGTGGCTGTGTCACGGCGATCTTGGTCGGTGCACCTGAAGTGAGATACGAATCCTGTGTCGAGCGACCAGCCGTAACGAGCAGTGCTTCATTCCCGGCTTCTTCAAGCATTTTTAGCCATCTGCCGTTCCGTGTGCACATCGAAATATGACTCCTTGCCTTGCTATAGAAATTCGTAGATTTACACTAGTCGTGTGGTGTGCCTCACGTACGTGACTTACGTAATACATACTTCAGGTGAAATGAACCTCCCATCACACTGCATGTCCAACGGGAACAGACTGTATACGCTTAACCCACTTCAATATCTGAATAGCCGACTCACCCCTGAAGACCACCCGCGGCACCTGCTAGTCACGGTCTCCGGAGGGTACACACGTTATTTACACGTAGATGTACATTCGAGTGGTGTCCTGCAGGTTCAAGTTCCACACACTggccggcgtcttctcttaGTCTTGGTCCACCAAGGCAAATTGCAGGCGTGGAGTGAACGCCTCTATACCGGGTGGTAGAGAAGAGTAAACCGAACACGAACTCCCTGCTTGAACAATTCGAGAACGAATTGTGGGTTCATTCAGTGCCCAAGGCAGAAAGGGGGATTAACAAGGGCGTTGTAGAATACGTCTGAACGGAGGTCCTTCCTCTAACGATGTTTGCCTTAGCTTTATCCCGTCAAGCAAGCAGCTTTGGTGAGGCATTCTGTGTAGGTGTGACAATATACTGGAGAGGAATGCTCTGTTGGAGTGTCGATTCTCTACTCGCGAAACAGAATGTCAAAGCCAAAATTTAGAGCTTAGCCAAAGTACGAACGCAGCGCGATAGGCAACTGAAAATGTGGGAAGGAGGATGTGATGACGGGTTCCACCTGCGGCGCGACTAGTCATCATAGGGCTGGTGCGGCAGAAGGCTCCGATACAGACACGCCGTTTTATTTGCAGAGGAAGGGATCAAAACAATTTACCAGATACGCACACGGGACTTCTCCTCAAGAACGCCCTTCAGCAGACTGGCAAAAAAGGGGAGGTTCTTTACAGGAACAGGCACGTTATTCACCTAGGTACCTTTATGTGGGTATGTAAAGATATAGATGTTATATACGGATTTCTTTGCTACGCTGCAAACCTACACATATGGGCATCTGCAAAGCgttgtttccgtcttcgtttctttgctAATCTTTTTTTGGAGGTGATACAAGTTTACAGACGCTCGTGATCTCCAGGCAGACCGAGAATATTCGTGAGGTCGCCAAGAGGGCCAGACCCTGTCTGACCTCCCTGTGCGCCTTGCTGGTGCCGAGTGTGTGTCGTTTTTTCTGATCTatctcctcgtcctccctgGAGGTCAGACACGCTCTCCCTCCCTGCTGTGCGGTTGGCTTTGTTTTTCCCGCCTGCCGGTTTACTCCAAAAATGTGTGACGAGTTCTTCTTCCGGCAGCAACCCATCAGTGAGACCTAGTGCTGCAATGGAAGTGGATACCACGTGGGGATCGAAAGCTCGGGTCTCCGACTCTTTGAGGAGAGTTTCAGGTTCTTGTTCGGCGCCTATTTCCTCCGAGAATCGCGAGGAATAAGAGGAAGAGTCAGGCTTCTGTGGTGATGCAGagtgtgtctcgctctctttctcttcgcggcgTTCGTGGCCGTGTTcgtccctttttttctgtatCGTTCCGGATtccgttctcgcttctgtcgaCGCGTGTATCGcttgctcttctccgttgccCGTCTCTACTGCATGGACAGTACCGACTAAAAGAGCCTCGAATGGATGCGGGGGGAGAACGAGCTCCGCCCCCTCGTCTTCAGGTGAAAAGGGAACTCCGAAATGTGACGGTCGAGGCCCTGAGAAGGACGGGTGGTACAAAATGGAGGATGAGGCAAATCAGTCCTTTCGCGCAACAACAACATTTCAAGCAGAGGGAAAGtgaaacgaaaaggaaacatgGACGCCGACAGGAGTAAGGAAATGCCCAACAACCCCAGGAAAAGATAATGAGAAatccttctctgctccacAGGCAGCGCCGGCACCCATTTCTAACAGGGGAAACACCTGCAAAGGGGGTGTTGTTTCACCGTGAAAAGGCAGAAGGTacaacgaagaaaaacaTCCCATTGACGAGACGCTGCTCTCTGGcttgagagacagagaaataacacggcagaaaaaagcggTCCCAAAAAACCGCAATATCTCTGTATGCTACAGCAGACTTTAACGCCCCTTCGcatgtccatatatatatatatatatatatacataagtATACATGTAGATTCACttacgcatgcatgtacatatatacatgaacATGCGTGCGGATATGGACATATCTCTGCATGTGGGGAGCACTTCCTGTCGTTTTGAACTGGTGCGGAATCTCATGACACACTGTCGCGTAATGGAGCACTCTTTTGTCTTTGTCGTTCAGTGAAGCAAAGCCGGAGACAACGCACGAGGAACAGAGACTGTGGATGCCTCACGCACCATTCTGGTTGATTTGGATGCTGTTTGGAGGATATTCTGGAAATGTTTCCTCGTCGATGGCCAGGGCAGAAATGGACGATGGAGACCGTGCGACAGTAGGAACTGGGGTAGATCGCATCGTCGGAAGACCCAAGGCGCTGTTGGAGGAAGCTGGAGACAACGCGGAACAAGTCCTAGAAAGGTTCTACATGAAGTTAGAGATGTTTACATGAAAGCATGCATACAGGTGTGTGAAAGCGTCCGGCTGGGCTGACAGTTGTGCGATATGGTCTGTACCGCATACATAGCAACTCTACACCGAGATATGAAAAGGTCGCCAGAACTATCCGTTCTGCCGCGTGATTTAGAGTCTATATTCTAGAGATAATTGTACAAGAGTAGCACAGATGAAAAGGTAATTACGCTGCATAGGAACtacttctctttctgcggaAGGGAATAACTCACGGAACCTCGCCAGGATTCACTGTGCACCACGTATATTGTCGCATTGTCTTTCATAATGAAGAACTCCACTCAGCCGCTGTCAACAAAACCATTAACTGCAGTCTTAAGTTACACAATTACgccatatatatgtatgtaatGTCTACATCGAGGGTACACCGTGGATCTGATCTGGTCAGTATTCTTCCATCTCACCCGCTAATGAGACGTGCCGGCAAAGAATTTTGACTTACAATTAACTAATCCGTGGGTAGATTGTTCAGTAATGTCGACGGCGTTCCCTGAGTCTCCGATGACTCGGGGACCGAGATACAGATCCTGATTCCAACGTGCATGTTGTTGATTGATACTCTGCAAAAAGTCTGGTGCTTGAGATCCATTCCCAACAGGACTTTGGCTCTCGTGTCCGACAGGGTTTAGACCCGCGAACGGTGTCTCTGTAGCTCCCTGTTCTCCTGCATGTCCCTTCTGATGACGTTGTTGCCTGCTCCCATGACTTGATCCTCGAAGATTTTCACTGCCTTCTTCATCCCGTCCACCTCGACCCTTTGCCGCAGGGCGAGGGCTAGGGCGGCTGTTTGCGTTGGTGGGTCCACGCATGCGCTGTTCCCTCTGCTCTTGCTGTCTTACTTCAGGATTCTGGCGCTGCTCCACTGGTGCAGCCTCAACCGACCtaagacgagagacgaaaaagaacagcAAGACCGCGGGAGATGCACGGACCCAGGATGGCTTCCGGTCCAGTATTTGACTCTCTACGTGCATATACGTGGAAAATGTGCAGATATCTCTTTGCCAGGAAGCCGCCAGAGTCGTGATTTGTCAGGAATGACTTCGGAGAACGCTCGTGACGCCAGGCcgcgctctccgcttcgctggGAAAAAAACACTGGACTCCACATCGAACCGCGGGCCAGACCGCTGACAACGCTTGCTTGTGTCTGCACATTTAAATCTATAACTATATGTGATGATATTTAATAGAGCAGGTCAAACACTGTGACAGGCATGTTCACCCGTAGAGGTAAAAGTATACACGTACGTGTGCACGTTTTCCGTATACTGGAACAGACACATTGCAATCTACACCTATGAGTGTACACTCATTgactgcagagaaagagcgggaCGATGAAGGTGGGTCATTCGCTTACAGACGCCCTTGTTCGAGTGTCTGGGTCTAATAGTTTGCAGTGTGCAGCTCCACCGCAGCGATATCATCAGGGAAAAGGGACGATAGCGGCTAACTCCTACCTGAGGTCCATGTCAGGGGGAATGATTACGCGGTCTATTTTGTAGGAAGCCCCATTGAAATTTTCGATCCGCGGGGGGTCGCTGACAATTGTGCTAATATCGTTCACCAAGtacagcgaggaaggaccATGGGTAGCAGATTGCCCCCGCAAACCGGAGAGTTGTCCTCGCCTTTTGTGTGTCACCTTGATTGTGCTTCCTTCCCATGTGCTGAAAGACTTAGATGCATCCAGGGGAATCTCTTCGACATTGATGATGTCCTTGAGTTCacaagaggaaggaagagaaaacagctcATACAGTTTGGTCAAAAGTACTAGCGAGCACTCTGCATACAGGCATCTTTCTACTGATGTACATGCAGACTGGCTGGTGTTGACGGGGGAAACCAGGTCTTGTCTACGTTCATATAGAAAACTGTGCTCTTAATCCTcatgcctttctcttcttttgcccCGCCGCCGATGCTTGTCCTCTTTTTACCTCTGTAATTTTCCTGCCCCTTCGAcaacggggaagaaaacacTGATTTCCACCGTTCCGCAACATGAAGAACAATGCGTCGGCTGCATAATCGTAGCTGTCGCCACGCGACTGTGCTTGGCGTGTTAGCCAAGGGCAAACGCAGTTGTGTGACTGAgcagtttctctcttcgccgggGTGCGATACATGATTTCGGCATCAAGCACCTTCGATAGTGATCCATGATGGTACTGCTCTGAGAAGTTCTTGAACAAACGCTGGTGCCTGCGCCCCTGTTGGCGGGACGCTCGCTTTGAAGCGTACTTCCAGTTCCATATTTTTATATAGACCGTACAGCGTTGCCTTTTTAAGGAATGGATTTGCTTGATTTTCACGTAAGTGACAACAAGGAGAAACTCCTCGGCCGACTTACTGCTGTTGGTAGAATGGCCATAGTGCCGAAAAATGAGTCTTCGTAAGAAATGATTAGATAGCGAAATCAGCAGCTGGCTGTGTGCTCTCGTTCTATGTCCTATAAACGTCCGGTCAGTTTCTTCAAAAGGTTTTCGTTGTTCTGTCGCGAAAAATGGTGGACAGAGTCTCACTTGAGGTACAATGTGGTACTGGAGAAGCCTCCATTTCACTTCCCAGGGCAGCTGGTGCAGATCGAGGGGCAAGAGTGCCTTGATTGCGGAGTTGGTGGGCATGAACATTGTCATATCGCGAGTTTGCTCGAGATAGAATGTTGCTCCGCAATCTTGCATAAGCTTGTTCAGCTCGGAAAGTTCCTAAAAGCCATTCGTACAGGAAATACACACCAGTGCGAAGGTGGGGACTATGAGGATCCTGGACCAACATGATGAATTCAGTAATTATGCGACCCGTGGTGGACTCACGGGATCCATTGCAGCATGGTCTTGAACGCTGGCGAGGTGGTTGATCGAAGGGTTAGCAGCAGATCCACCCATTGTGGTTCCCATGAGGCCACTGCTGAAAGTCACTGCAGCAGACTGTTGAGAAGCTTCTCCACGATGCATCTGCTGTACTTGTGGTTGCGGTGAAGCTCTTCCACAATGAGCTCCCCGAGAAACCCATAGTAACAAAACGGTGATAAAAAGTACTGTCATCGATGACAGTGTCGTCGACAGAAGACGACTCGATGCGTTGAAATGCATCATTTcggaaggaaaaaacacgaaTACGAGGGCAAACCTGAAAACAAGGGGTAGAACGACTTCACCTAGGTTACAGGCAAACAATCACGAGCAATATGGGGGTGCTACATGCAGGAAATGAACCTCTTTAGACCTGTCCGGAGCCTAGCATGACTCAATGCGCAAAAACCGTTCATGTGGGTGTGGACGGCGACCtgagagcagaaaaaaaaggacTCTCACACCGTTCGGTTTCATTCTTCGACCTCCGCCTCCGGTGACGAAGTAAATATATGATATGAAGCCGTAGTTTATATTGCTAACAGCCGTAACATTTCTTTTGGCTTCTGTCTATCTAATCGAGTCAATGCGAGATCAGAACTCTT is drawn from Neospora caninum Liverpool complete genome, chromosome X and contains these coding sequences:
- a CDS encoding cDNA FLJ55447, highly similar to ATP-citrate synthase, related; protein product: MALSIREADAKRLLWTRLSDPTPATGATPQTAHVPAYNGFASSDAAHVDESCSLLRGVCVAVDSTTDLEDLPSAHPWLLTSRLTVKPDVLLKRRGKSGLVKLDLSWADAQKELKALMGTQFTMQGLTGTLDHFIVEPFFPHDVAANEFYVAIRTLREGDEILFSHRGGVDVGNVDEHARRVLIPIESQAKNDAEPISAMTNGCVPAAVPAAAAPCSTSLSAGDAMKGNVNGSTQPKTLEEISKRGSECRLTQEELVSLVAPLVTDVAGNEAKKALPVFLAELYRQFCEMHFAFLEINPFCFDAATHAFAILDCAAKLDHTAEFLCDKKWGHICFPSPFGRRFTEEERYIRELDSKTGASLKLTVLNPKGRIWTLIAGGGASVVYADTVCDLGFGDELCNYGEYSGAPSEITTYEYTKTILGLMTAPGSYREEGKVLLIGGGIANFTNVADTFRGIIRALRDFREQLREFKVRIYVRRGGPNYQEGLKRMREVGEELNIHVKVFGPETYMTSIIPFALQDEEGVDASKSESEKEGEEPVAATASGFAATPATMNDMIGDFAQHHGWDLSLSSDVFASAGRATSPLPDSTSAGIVPVTPSSRESRGTFVHGGRLSPWHEMTMEEVEKNPHFEKYIQAFLAQQKATDTPPAGEASHSTVTASGDAGTGNALASLLTDSHESQLFTQTTNCFVWGLQTRAVQEMLDFDHACGRKKPSVAAILYEFSVSHQRSFYFGTEEVLLPVYQTLQEAVHHFPEVSVLINFASMRSAASVTRLALETAPQLRTIVVIAEGVPEREARQLAAETRARGVCLIGPATVGGITSGAFRIGNTGGTLENVMNARLYRPGSVGCVTKSGGMLNEMNNILSIVSDGTYEAIAIGGDRFPGTSMLDHLLRFERNPDIKFLVLLGEVGGGMEYEVVEAIKDGRLTKPLIAWCVGTCASLFSTEVSFGHAGAWAGSHREHAAAKNAALKAAGAFVPSSFDELGKAIRHVYVQLVKQGVVVPRKEVPVPRIPMDYAWAKKLGLVRKPKGFISTISDDRGEELLYAGWPISKVLGDQLGVGGVISLLWFKRPLPEYCYRYLERVLMLTADHGPAVCGAHNVIVTARAGKDLISSLISGLCTIGDRFGGACDQAAQQFLGAFTSRMAPAEFVAEMKKQNKLVMGIGHRIKSVHNPDMRVQLLKTFCKSNFPQTPLIDYAEQVEQVTTKKKDTLILNVDGLIGVSMCDMLFHCGHFTENEARDYIHNGCINGLFVLGRSIGFIGHFLDQKRLKQGLYRHDVDDIAYVLPDWSSSENKDK
- a CDS encoding putative fasciclin domain-containing protein — encoded protein: MGGSAANPSINHLASVQDHAAMDPELSELNKLMQDCGATFYLEQTRDMTMFMPTNSAIKALLPLDLHQLPWEVKWRLLQYHIVPQDIINVEEIPLDASKSFSTWEGSTIKVTHKRRGQLSGLRGQSATHGPSSLYLVNDISTIVSDPPRIENFNGASYKIDRVIIPPDMDLRSVEAAPVEQRQNPEDLYLGPRVIGDSGNAVDITEQSTHGLVNSSSNSALGLPTMRSTPVPTVARSPSSISALAIDEETFPEYPPNSIQINQNGPRPSHFGVPFSPEDEGAELVLPPHPFEALLVGTVHAVETGNGEEQAIHASTEARTESGTIQKKRDEHGHERREEKESETHSASPQKPDSSSYSSRFSEEIGAEQEPETLLKESETRAFDPHVVSTSIAALGLTDGLLPEEELVTHFWSKPAGGKNKANRTAGRESVSDLQGGRGDRSEKTTHTRHQQGAQGGQTGSGPLGDLTNILGLPGDHERL